Proteins encoded by one window of Branchiostoma floridae strain S238N-H82 chromosome 6, Bfl_VNyyK, whole genome shotgun sequence:
- the LOC118417323 gene encoding AP-1 complex subunit gamma-1-like, whose protein sequence is MSQLLEKLTMPAPAKLRDLIRQIRSVRTQAEERAVIEKECASIRGMFRDEDNTYRCRNVAKLLYIHMLGYPAHFGQLECLKLIASPRFTDKRIGYLGAALLLDERQDVHLLVTNSLKNDLNHNTQFVVGLALGTLGNICSVEMSRDLAGEVEKLLKSSNAYIKKKAALCAVRIIRKVPELMEMFLPATKNLLNEKNHGVLLTAVCLITEMCDKSPDALAHFRKQNKMVPQLVRILKNLIMAGYSPEHDVSGVSDPFLQVRILRLLRLLGKNDSDASEAMNDILAQVATNTETTKNVGNSILYETVLTIMDIKSESGLRVLAVNILGRFLLNNDKNIRYVALNSLLKTVQTDLNAVQRHRSTIVDCLKDPDISIRKRAMELSFALVNSNNVRGMMKELIFFLEKADPIFKVDCTSNICIAADKYAPNKRWHIDTMLKVLSTAGSYVRDDVIAHMISLVSEASSLQAYTVQHLFRAIQEDITQQPLVQVASWCVGEYGDLLMSGQVEEEEPLQVTEDEVLDTLEKIMNSSGSSAVTKSFTLTAVMKLSTRFTQTIPRIQALMDQFGSSVDMELQQRSVEFAKLFKSYDHMRSGLLERMPPLDAKVGSKGEGEANTNGETTAVSPPASPAVKQEEGNALLDLLGGGPSPAPVIPQVEKPAAPPAASNDLLGDLLGLDLSSPAAGPAPMVPGMSAPQPQVDMLGGLMDGVTPQPAVQMSANNLGIPSLIAYEKNGLKIEFSFQKDNSNANVVIITLTATNSTDTPMDEFVFQAAVPKTFQLQLQSPSGSVVPASNMGVVTQVIKILNPQKAPIRMRIKLTYNYKGNNVNDMGEVNSFPAALWQ, encoded by the exons ATGAGTCAGCTACTGG AAAAGTTGACAATGCCGGCGCCGGCTAAGCTGCGCGACCTGATCCGGCAGATCCGATCGGTCCGCACCCAGGCCGAGGAGAGGGCTGTGATTGAGAAGGAGTGTGCGAGTATCCGTGGCATGTTCCGAGACGAGGACAACACCTATCGCTGCCGTAATGTGGCCAAGCTACTGTACATCCACATGCTGGGCTATCCTGCACATTTTggacag CTGGAATGCTTGAAGTTGATCGCGTCCCCCAGATTCACAGACAAGCGGATTGGTTACCTTGGTGCAGCTCTCCTGCTGGATGAGAGACAGGATGTTCACCTGTTGGTCACCAACAGTCTCAAGAA TGACTTGAACCACAACACCCAGTTTGTGGTGGGGCTGGCGCTCGGCACCCTGGGAAATATCTGCTCTGTCGAGATGAGCAGGGACTTGGCAGGAGAAGTGGAGAAACTCCTCAAGTCGTCCAATGCTTACATCAAGAAGAAG GCTGCTCTATGTGCAGTTCGCATCATAAGGAAGGTTCCAGAATTGATGGAGATGTTCTTACCAGCCACAAAGAACCTGCTGAATGAGAAAAATCATG GTGTCCTGCTGACAGCGGTGTGTCTGATCACAGAGATGTGTGACAAGAGCCCAGATGCTCTGGCTCACTTTAGGAAG CAGAATAAG ATGGTCCCACAACTGGTGCGAATCCTGAAGAACCTTATCATGGCAGGGTACTCTCCAGAACATGATGTGTCCGGAGTCAGCGATCCATTCTTACAA GTGAGGATATTGCGGTTGCTGAGGCTTCTGGGAAAAAATGACAGTGATGCAAGTGAAGCCATGAATGATATTTTGGCAcag GTTGCCACCAACACAGAGACAACAAAGAATGTTGGGAATTCAATCCTGTATGAAACAGTACTCACTATCATGGACATCAAATCAGAGAGTGGGCTTAGG GTTCTAGCTGTAAATATTTTGGGAAGATTCCTGTTGAACAATGACAAGAACATAAG ATATGTAGCCTTGAACTCCTTGTTGAAGACAGTGCAGACAGATTTGAATGCTGTCCAGAGGCACAGAAGCACAATAGTGGATTGTCTGAAGGACCCTGACATCTCCATTAGAAA ACGAGCAATGGAGTTGAGCTTTGCACTGGTGAACAGCAACAATGTACGAGGGATGATGAAAGAGCTTATCTTCTTCTTGGAGAAGGCTGACCCCATCTTTAAAGTAGACTGTACTTCCAACATCTGCATAGCTGCCGACAA ATATGCTCCCAACAAAAGGTGGCACATAGACACTATGTTGAAAGTTTTGTCAACG GCTGGTAGCTATGTGAGAGATGATGTGATTGCACACATGATCTCCCTAGTGTCGGAGGCCTCTTCACTACAGGCCTACACAGTACAGCACCTCTTCAGGGCTATCCAGGAGGACATCACACAG CAACCCCTGGTCCAGGTGGCCTCCTGGTGTGTTGGAGAGTATGGAGATCTCCTCATGTCAGGGCAGGTGGAGGAGGAAGAGCCTCTTCAG GTGACAGAAGATGAGGTTTTAGACACACTGGAGAAAATCATGAACAGTTCTGGTTCGTCAGCTGTCACAAAATCCTTCACACTGACTGCAGTGATGAAGCTCAGCACACGCTTTACACAGACAATACC CCGAATCCAAGCCTTAATGGATCAGTTTGGCAGCAGCGTGGACATGGAGTTACAGCAACGATCTGTAGAATTTGCCAAACTCTTCAAGTCTTATGATCATATGAG GTCTGGTCTACTTGAGAGAATGCCACCACTAGATGCCAAGGTAGGAAGTAAAGGAGAGGGAGAAGCAAACACAAATGGAGAGACCACGGCAGTTTCACCTCCTGCTAGCCCTGCTGTCAAACAGGAAGAG GGTAATGCATTGCTGGACTTGTTAGGAGGAGGGCCAAGTCCTGCCCCAGTCATCCCACAAGTGGAGAAGCCTGCAGCACCACCTGCAGCCAGTAACGACCTGCTGGGAGATCTGCTGGGCTTGGACCTGTCCTCACCTGCTGCAG GTCCAGCTCCCATGGTGCCTGGCATGAGCGCTCCCCAGCCCCAGGTGGACATGTTAGGAGGCCTGATGGACGGGGTCACTCCACAACCAGCCGTGCAAATGTCTGCCAACAATCTAG GGATCCCGTCACTAATAGCATATGAAAAGAATGGGCTCAAGATCGAGTTCAGCTTCCAGAAGGACAACAGCAATGCTAACGTAGTTATCATCACGCTGACGGCCACCAACAGCACGGATACACCCATGGATGAGTTTGTGTTCcaggctgcagttccaaag ACATTCCAGCTTCAGCTCCAGTCCCCATCTGGTAGTGTGGTCCCCGCATCCAACATGGGAGTGGTCACACAGGTCATCAAGATCCTCAACCCACAGAAA gcACCAATCAGGATGAGAATAAAGTTGACGTACAACTACAAGGGAAACAATGTCAACGACATGGGAGAAGTGAACAGCTTTCCAGCGGCTCTGTGGCAATGA
- the LOC118418001 gene encoding epimerase family protein SDR39U1-like isoform X1, with product MLPNVSFLEASVAAGLGFALVFVHLWRRSRQKLQEDDPSQPRTMGSRVLIGGGSGFIGTALRKLLEHRGYQVTLISRTPGKNKITWDEVKKTGLPECYAVVGMQGSNILNIFRRWTDGFKKEVWDSRVETTKTLAQAISEASNPPKVWVSFSGVGYYKPSYVYDYDEDSPGGDFDYISQLATAWEEAAKLPAENTNTREVIIRSASTGVVLGRDGGAIKQMYFSFWFGSGGVIGDGMQFFPWIHINDLTRLVMHALENEKVTGVLNGVAPETITNWDFTKEFNTVLLRPGFFPLPRPIVNFALGEERAKMLTEGQAVVPKRTLESGFTFNFPKIKMAFDNMFSYRKWFFSY from the exons ATGTTACCCAACGTTTCGTTTTTGGAAGCCAGTGTTGCTGCAGGACTCGGGTTTGCCCTGGTTTTCGTGCACCTTTGGCGGAGAAGTCGACAAAAGTTACAGGAAGACGATCCCAGTCAACCAAGGACAATGGGGTCTCGTGTGTTAATAG GTGGTGGCAGTGGGTTCATAGGGACAGCCCTGAGAAAGTTGTTAGAGCATCGAGGCTACCAGGTGACACTCATCTCTCGCACACCTGGCAAGAACAAGATCACCTGG GATGAGGTGAAGAAAACGGGCCTGCCTGAGTGCTATGCAGTTGTGGGAATGCAGGGTTCAAACATCCTAAATATATTCAGGAG ATGGACAGATGGCTTTAAGAAGGAAGTGTGGGACAGCAGAGTGGAGACAACCAAGACTCTGGCCCAGGCCATCAGTGAGGCTAGCAATCCTCCCAAGGTCTGGGTGTCCTTCTCTGGAGTAG GATACTACAAGCCCAGTTATGTGTATGACTATGATGAAGACAGTCCTGGAGGAGACTTTGACTACATCTCTCAGCTGGCCACAGCCTGGGAGGAGGCAGCAAAACTACCAGCTGAGAACACGAACACCAGAGAGGTCATCATCAGATCAG CCTCCACAGGTGTTGTCCTTGGCCGGGATGGTGGTGCCATCAAACAGATGTATTTCTCCTTCTGGTTTGGCTCCGGAGGAGTGATAGGTGACGGAATGCAGTTCTTCCCGTGGATCCATATCAATGATCTCACCAGGCTTGTCATGCATGCCCTTGAGAATGAAAAGGTCACGGGAGTCCTGAATGGTGTGGCACCTGAGACTATCACAAACTGGGACTTCACAAAAGAATTCAACACAGTCCTACTGAGACCAGGCTTCTTCCCACTGCCAAGGCCCATCGTAAACTTTGCTCTAGGAGAAGAGAGAGCAAAGATGCTGACGGAGGGCCAGGCAGTCGTCCCAAAGCGCACATTAGAGTCTGGGTTCACTTTCAACTTCCCCAAAATAAAGATGGCATTCGATAACATGTTCTCCTACAGAAAGTGGTTCTTTTCATATTGA
- the LOC118418001 gene encoding epimerase family protein SDR39U1-like isoform X2: protein MLPNVSFLEASVAAGLGFALVFVHLWRRSRQKLQEDDPSQPRTMGSRVLIGGGSGFIGTALRKLLEHRGYQVTLISRTPGKNKITWDEVKKTGLPECYAVVGMQGSNILNIFRRWTDGFKKEVWDSRVETTKTLAQAISEASNPPKVWVSFSGVGYYKPSYVYDYDEDSPGGDFDYISQLATAWEEAAKLPAENTNTREVIIRSGVVLGRDGGAIKQMYFSFWFGSGGVIGDGMQFFPWIHINDLTRLVMHALENEKVTGVLNGVAPETITNWDFTKEFNTVLLRPGFFPLPRPIVNFALGEERAKMLTEGQAVVPKRTLESGFTFNFPKIKMAFDNMFSYRKWFFSY from the exons ATGTTACCCAACGTTTCGTTTTTGGAAGCCAGTGTTGCTGCAGGACTCGGGTTTGCCCTGGTTTTCGTGCACCTTTGGCGGAGAAGTCGACAAAAGTTACAGGAAGACGATCCCAGTCAACCAAGGACAATGGGGTCTCGTGTGTTAATAG GTGGTGGCAGTGGGTTCATAGGGACAGCCCTGAGAAAGTTGTTAGAGCATCGAGGCTACCAGGTGACACTCATCTCTCGCACACCTGGCAAGAACAAGATCACCTGG GATGAGGTGAAGAAAACGGGCCTGCCTGAGTGCTATGCAGTTGTGGGAATGCAGGGTTCAAACATCCTAAATATATTCAGGAG ATGGACAGATGGCTTTAAGAAGGAAGTGTGGGACAGCAGAGTGGAGACAACCAAGACTCTGGCCCAGGCCATCAGTGAGGCTAGCAATCCTCCCAAGGTCTGGGTGTCCTTCTCTGGAGTAG GATACTACAAGCCCAGTTATGTGTATGACTATGATGAAGACAGTCCTGGAGGAGACTTTGACTACATCTCTCAGCTGGCCACAGCCTGGGAGGAGGCAGCAAAACTACCAGCTGAGAACACGAACACCAGAGAGGTCATCATCAGATCAG GTGTTGTCCTTGGCCGGGATGGTGGTGCCATCAAACAGATGTATTTCTCCTTCTGGTTTGGCTCCGGAGGAGTGATAGGTGACGGAATGCAGTTCTTCCCGTGGATCCATATCAATGATCTCACCAGGCTTGTCATGCATGCCCTTGAGAATGAAAAGGTCACGGGAGTCCTGAATGGTGTGGCACCTGAGACTATCACAAACTGGGACTTCACAAAAGAATTCAACACAGTCCTACTGAGACCAGGCTTCTTCCCACTGCCAAGGCCCATCGTAAACTTTGCTCTAGGAGAAGAGAGAGCAAAGATGCTGACGGAGGGCCAGGCAGTCGTCCCAAAGCGCACATTAGAGTCTGGGTTCACTTTCAACTTCCCCAAAATAAAGATGGCATTCGATAACATGTTCTCCTACAGAAAGTGGTTCTTTTCATATTGA
- the LOC118418025 gene encoding uncharacterized protein LOC118418025, with translation MKIMEVFEYSGASLGVLHNGKLVYNKGHGETSAGDIISPAVPFPISSLCDLLTAAAVMRLVEEGGVRLQDGVFGPEGILGFPAAQDMQLYDPRILDITVLHLLHHTAGWGSSKRSTEFHLTPSLHLSSHPNDSRSTADVGVLADQLVQVVQPSSLDLMSDPGTRFHLSDKDEMLLRKVIETISGQSYPDFVSEQVLESLGMWGTQLRPVKTTTSQKKLLFEEGEILVDRHTEELIPTTETWYSTIPELLRLIQAFGQKTPSRLLKKETVRKMLEKPELPMPQHVEMWHGAGMQVNNNGTWWKGGGTEGVHVMAFCDGQGRLKRNQQTALYGHTNGLAMQEVCWVICLHGNNPISPPIRRQLANMIHIYTTELPEKDLFLQGYTDMVTELKSGKVMALKHGIPDNHMRAYLNGVHSLGYEVQWVSAYSVQNKAHFAVILRKSENGTSQVVGLYPSKKQLSKAVRELETEGYSVNFLTSYTGEPCHKVCFVVTFIHKPAPSLQQTKFRWEKTLDKYEGDKRDKMTAGYVISMQSVVSVHDQLYLSYTLEKQRDVSKTAVYTGLTLSELQTAIHTNGLSEKTLAHLDPYKTSDGIRFSAVFNTNRYGKWTFHGKLTNELLEQEMGRSTRFGYEPCNFVGYEEDGEIYYAVMWMLS, from the exons ATGAAGATTATGGAGGTTTTCGAATACAGCGGTGCCAGCCTAGGTGTTCTACACAATGGAAAACTTGTCTACAATAAG ggCCATGGAGAGACCAGTGCAGGAGACATCATCAGCCCTGCCGTGCCCTTCCCCATCTCCTCCCTGTGTGACCTGCTGACTGCAGCTGCAGTGATGAGGCTGGTGGAGGAGGGCGGAGTCAGGCTGCAGGATGGGGTGTTCGGACCAGAGGGGATCCTCGGGTTTCCTGCAGCTCAGGACATGCAGCTGTATGACCCCAGGATCCTGGACATAACTGTACTGCACTTGCTGCACCATACTGCAG GCTGGGGAAGCAGTAAGAGGTCAACAGAATTCCACCTCACTCCATCGCTCCACCTGTCCTCCCATCCGAACGACTCCAGGTCCACAGCAGATGTTGGTGTCCTGGCTGACCAGTTGGTGCAGGTTGTCCAGCCCAGCTCCCTTGACCTCATGTCCGACCCAGGGACCAGGTTCCACCTGTCTGACAAGGATGAGATGCTCCTTCGGAAGGTTATTGAGACCATCTCGGGGCAGAGCTACCCAGACTTTGTTTCTGAACAGGTGCTTGAGTCACTTGGTATGTGGGGTACACAACTGAGACCAGTAAAGACCACAACGTCTCAGAAGAAACTGCTGTTTGAAGAGGGTGAAATACTTGTAGACAGACATACTGAAGAACTTATTCCTACAACCGAGACCTGGTATTCAACCATACCAGAACTGTTACGCCTTATACAAGCATTTGGACAAAAAACACCTTCAAGACTCCTCAAAAAAGAGACAGTGAGGAAGATGCTAGAGAAGCCTGAGCTGCCCATGCCTCAGCATGTTGAGATGTGGCATGGTGCTGGGATGCAGGTGAACAACAATGGCACATGGTGGAAGGGAGGGGGTACTGAAGGGGTGCATGTCATGGCATTCTGTGATGGACAGGGTAGACTGAAAAGAAATCAACAAACTGCCCTGTATGGGCATACTAATGGCCTTGCAATGCAAGAAGTATGCTGGGTAATAtgtctccatggcaacaacCCAATCAGTCCACCAATTAGAAGACAGCTAGCAAACATGATACACATATATACCACTGAATTGCCAGAGAAAGACTTATTCCTTCAGGGCTACACTGACATGGTCACTGAGCTGAAATCAGGCAAGGTGATGGCACTGAAACATGGAATACCAGATAACCACATGAGAGCATACTTAAATGGTGTACACAGCTTAGGCTACGAGGTACAGTGGGTCAGTGCATACAGTGTTCAGAACAAGGCACATTTTGCCGTGATTCTCAGAAAGAGTGAGAATGGGACTTCTCAAGTGGTAGGGTTGTATCCATCTAAGAAACAACTCTCGAAGGCTGTAAGAGAGTTGGAGACTGAGGGATATAGTGTAAATTTCCTGACCAGCTATACCGGGGAACCATGTCATAAAGTCTGCTTTGTTGTCACTTTTATCCACAAGCCTGCCCCAAGCCTTCAGCAGACTAAATTCAGATGGGAGAAAACCTTAGACAAATACGAAGGTGACAAGAGAGATAAGATGACAGCGGGGTATGTCATCAGTATGCAGAGTGTAGTATCAGTACATGACCAACTCTACTTGTCTTACACACTTGAGAAACAGAGGGATGTCTCAAAGACTGCTGTGTACACAGGGCTAACCCTCTCAGAGCTTCAAACAGCTATACATACCAATGGCTTGTCTGAGAAGACATTGGCTCATCTGGATCCTTATAAAACAAGTGATGGCATAAGGTTCTCTGCTGTGTTTAACACAAACAGATatggaaaatggacttttcatgGAAAGTTAACCAATGAGTTGTTGGAACAAGAGATGGGCAGGAGTACCAGGTTTGGCTATGAACCTTGTAACTTTGTTGGGTATGAAGAAGATGGTGAGATATACTATGCTGTTATGTGGATGCTGTCCTAG